The sequence ACGGCCTGAAATCTTCGAGCATGTTTTCCAGGCTATGCAGCTTACGGACAAATCCCGCGTCTTAATGATCGGCGACTCGCTTACTTCTGATATCCAAGGTGGCAACAACTTTGGTATTGATACATGCTGGTATAACCCTGAGCGGAAAAAGAATGAAAGTTCAGCCAAGCCAACGTATGAAATTCATCATTGGCATGAGTTTCAACAAGTTGTCATGCAAACGGTCACGTCCAATTGAATGGACATGACCGTTTTTTCTCTCCGCAGACACAACCCGACTACGTAAAGTATTCAATTTTTGCATTTGGAAAGTACTTGTTTGCATATCCATACAGAAGCTCTTTGATCATATCCTCTTCATCTTTCTGGTAGATATATTTACCAATGCCATACTTGCCCCACTTATAACGCCTCTTTTCTTCATCCAACTCAAGCTTCGTCTTCGGATAATTCTTTTCAATGACTCGTTTCGCAGGTTTCGTAAAGCGGTGTTGAATGAATTCAAACGTTATGTCATCACGCGTATCTGCTGGTAATTCCTCATTCAGCCGTTCAAATAAATGATAATAACCTTGTTCCCACCCGTCATGAAGGTAAATCGGTGCGACTATGAAACCTAGCGGATAGCCCGCTCTCGCCACTTTTCCCGCCGCCTCAATGCGTTTATCAAGAGGAGAGGTTCCCGGCTCAAAATTCTTGATGACATAATCGGCATTCACACTGAACCTAAAACGCGTATTGCCATTGTGCTTCGCGTCCAGCAGATGGTCGACAAAATGGAACTTCGTCACAAATCGTAATCTGCCAAGTTCCGTCTGTCCGATATGTTCGATTGCTCTTTTCAAGGAATGGGTTAGATGGTCAATACCGACAATATCCGACGTACATGCTGCTTCAAAACGGGTGATTTCAGGTGCACGTTCCTCGATATAGCGATCCGCTGCCTCCAAAATCTCTTCCACATTCACATACGTCCGAATATATGGCTTCGTTCCCATCGTCGTCTGCAAATAACAGTAATGGCAATGCCCCATGCAGCC is a genomic window of Sporosarcina oncorhynchi containing:
- the splB gene encoding spore photoproduct lyase, with amino-acid sequence MNKPFVPQLVYFEPNALDYPLGKELKEKFEKMGIETRFTTSHNQIRDLPGETDAQKYRIAKSTLVVGIRKTLKFETSKPSAEYAIPLATGCMGHCHYCYLQTTMGTKPYIRTYVNVEEILEAADRYIEERAPEITRFEAACTSDIVGIDHLTHSLKRAIEHIGQTELGRLRFVTKFHFVDHLLDAKHNGNTRFRFSVNADYVIKNFEPGTSPLDKRIEAAGKVARAGYPLGFIVAPIYLHDGWEQGYYHLFERLNEELPADTRDDITFEFIQHRFTKPAKRVIEKNYPKTKLELDEEKRRYKWGKYGIGKYIYQKDEEDMIKELLYGYANKYFPNAKIEYFT